Genomic segment of Arachis hypogaea cultivar Tifrunner chromosome 11, arahy.Tifrunner.gnm2.J5K5, whole genome shotgun sequence:
ttgacaaaattttattataaattaaataatttgaaaataaaaattataaaaaattattattattattattattattattattattattattattattaaatgggGCCTAACcccgaagagagagaaagaggggagTTATAAGACTATAATTTTATGAGGTACAAACACCCAATTttaatcatcaacaaaaagagaCCCTAAATCAACAGGTGGTATGTCTAAGATTAAAAATTCTGTGTCTAGCTTTAAGCTGTCCTTGCTAACTTATTTTTATCTAGCCCAATTCATCTATGTGACAAAAAAAGGGCCAAGGCAATTGCAAAAAACATTATTGGTCTAGAAATAAAAACCTCAAAAATATAATCATAATCATTAACATAAAATTATACTTACCTGATTAATTTTTCCTTCATGCGTCACGTAGTTTACAACTTCTACTTTCAGTCAGAATCTGTCGTTCTTCGAGAAACAACATGACACTTGTTTAGTAGTTTTCTTCTCTACGTTTTTTCAGCAGCTAAAGAAAAGTATTTCCTTTATCACCGTAGCATTGGCCTAAATGCACAATCTCTtctttataagaaaaaaaaattaattaactactaaactaatcatttaatttattaatttagtacacttatttttttataaaattagcctaaaataaaaataaaatttaaaaatatcacaaTTTCACAAACCATCAAATAAATTCAGAAATCTTaagttaatttatcttttttcatGTTATTTtaaggttaagtacgattttagttTTTAAGATATAggccaaaaaatttttattttcaattttgttttgcatacaaaatcgtcctttttacttaaatattaaaattttggactaaattacctataataaaaaaaataaaaatattaaaaattaagaaaaagatattgttTCTGCTGCTCCTGCGAAGGAGaaatggaagaagaagggggtagagaagaagaagaagaagggagaagggaagagaagaagaagtttTTCACGATCTACCTCTGTATTTGTTTTCGCCGTCATCTCCATACGATTTTGGTTTCTAaggtaaggacgattttaaaaccaagttaaatcttaaggacgattttatataaaaaaaaaggggggacaaTTTACCTAATTAAATAAATGATGTGAATTGTTTACCTGTATACACAAAACAAAAATTTCTTACGTGCAATTTCATTTTTATGTAAACCGTGGGAACCTACCACGGTTTTTAGTTTCAACGTAAACCGTTGGAGGTTAGGAGGGTTTATGGTTGGAAGAGATTGGGTGTAATCTGTGGCTACCTACCACGGATTAGGAAGAAAAAATTTAGGCATAAACCGTGGTTGcttcccacggtttatgaagaggaGGTCTTAAACGTAAACCATTATTCTAACTCTCATTTTTGTTTATCACTTTGATCCATAACTACTGTTGTGTTAATTTTTGAGTTATTAAAAATTTgctaaagaaaattttttttcttctttaatttagatatttagatGTATACCTATTATATAGATCCTTATTATTTTTCAGACTTACTTGTTAAGTCATATTTTATTGCTTTCAGACAAAATTTAAGATATCAAATATTCAGATTTTTtgttaatcaaattataaaatttgccaACACTACTATTAAAAGAGTAATATTATATGGACACTACTATTTTAACTACTATTAACATATAcaattgaatataaaaatattatattatcttCCCTATTCTTAACACTTATGTGTAATAATTCTTAATATTTCTCTAGATCTAATATGTCAACTTCTATGTCtctaactaataaaattattaagattttcttaaaatttcatttaatttcaaaacaaaattgtaattttttattttttatttttttctaatatttttaggaaattaatttttatgttttttaaattataaatttgagataaaaataaaaattttaataaataataaattattaataaataaaaattttatacgttatttattttttaatgtatagaataataaaatttaaattaatttaagtatgatactaaaattattatgttattattatatgtaacaattaagataaaaatttataaaaatttataaatttatttattttttaatcttatttaatttgaagcagatataaaaatttaaatttaaagaactattttttttgtataattttaattactaatttttttaattttatatttaatatgttaaataatattttgttccgttattttttaaaaaatttttatttttattttcattattttttactattctcCATATacatatttatcattatttttttaattaagtagaataaaaataagtaGAGAGTACTACATGTACTCCATAGAACAGAGAAAAAGACAATATGAGTAGAAGTTATGTGTAGAATAAAAAAGTAACTTtacaaagaacaaaaaaaattaactaataattacaTTTTTGACCAAATTTGAAGACGACAATTATATTAAACACTATTTATCAATAAGATTAAGATGAAAAAATggaaattggacaccaaactctcCTATTcactttatatattgttatagattgtTATTGTTAGTAGAATTATTACTGTTGGTATTGTTGTTATTTCTATTATTACAATAATCTCTTCACCAGCTTGAATCTCACtcacatatatatagaatttcTCTTTTCATAAACCGTTGCAGCTAACAAAGGTTTATGCCTACTCAAACTCCTTCATAAACCGTTGCTGCTTTCCATATTTTATGTGCATTTGCCTCCCTTAGTAAACCGTGATAGCTTGCCACGGTTTATGATACATTCCATTCACAAGTAAATCCTGCCTAGTAGCTACGGTTTATGTATTAAATTGAAATCGTAGTTGGCTCCCACGGtttacataaacataaaaatgcacaTGCACGTAAGAAGTTTCTGTTTTGTGTATATAGGTAAAGAATTCactcaatttatttaattaggtaGATTACCCTAAAAAAAGTTAAGGAATGAAAAAAATTTCACCTACaccttaaaaactaaaattgtacttaagccttattttaattttattaagaacCTGATAATTATGCTATTTATAATTTTGTGTtagatttctttaaaattttattatttttaatgttaatttaaatttaactttttattttttattttattaacatgtataaaatatataattattaaatattatatttatttaaaaaaaattaattttttcacgagtaggataaaattaaaaattttagaatacaaataagatagaattaaattaaaaaaaaactcaaccCACCAATAGAATCTAAGTTCTATCTACCCTGACTATTTCCAGTCCTATAATTCCACACACTAGAGACCAGACCTCCCCCTTCCACACTTCTTCAGCGACAGAACTCACTGTATTACGTCAACCATCCAGCCGTAGAGCCTCAACTATTCAGTATTTCAGTCCGATCACAGCCGCACAGTAACACTAATCTCTGGCGTCGCACTCTCTGTACTTTCTATCGTGGCATCGTTTCTGTCGTCTCACTCCCCTGATCTGCACTGTCTCACTCCCTACTCTCTACGCCGTgttagtttcaattttttttggcaTATTGTATCATTTCATAACCGAATATTGGGGAAACAAAAAGTAGAATTGAGTGTGCAGGTCATGCTTCGAACtagttaaaaaaaagtttaaatttgatttttttttctaaaatgaaaTAAATCAATCTAATTAAATTTGGTTTGATTGGTTCCAAAAAAAATTGAACCACACCCAAACTGATTAATTTCTTTGTAATTGGAtagaataatttttcttttctaaaaatctGAATTAAATTGCACTGCAAACACTTTTTATAATTAGACATTTAGACGTctctaagaaaaaataataataataaattagaatattatGCTAACCATTTATGAAAACTACTAAGGGCAATTATGATGAAATACGTAAAGAGAAGACTCACATAAAGAGGTTCATTAATTTAGATATGCTTCATCTATGTGTATAACGCATGGATATGGATTAAGGGGTGCTTTACAGGGGGTGTGGGGCAGCTTTTGGATGTACTATGGAGAAAGAAATTGGAGGGAGGGAGTTGTgtgcaaaaaaaaattgagacaCCAAATCGAAGGGTCCGAAATGAGAGGGAGGAAAAATTTCGAATTTCACGGTAAATTAATCGGATCCTCCGAttagttctttttttttaattagaaaaacgGACCGTCCgagttttgcataaaaaattattttttttgaatatagTAACGCTAATTGATGGGTCCGAGTTGAGTATAATAAATTTTTTCCGTTATATAAGCGTGGGTAGCTTGTATTGTAATGATACGAGTGTTTCCTCAGTTCATCTTCCCGAAGCACCTTCATCtacatttcttttttctttcaaacgTAGAAAAATATTGAAAGTGTGAAGTTTATTCATATGAGTGAGAAAAATGGATGATAGAGTCTTACTGAAAGTATATTATTTCGGGCAGATTTTGTTAGAAACAGTTGAAGGAGTGAGATTTGTTTGTGAAAAtccattagatattattatttcatTTACAATCTCATTCGAGGAACtaaaaggtgtgatttgtgagaagatagaatCTGGGTTATCTAGAAGaatatcatgtattttatacaAGTATCCCATACCTTTATTTGGTGGATTCGTGCAATTTCAGATGAAATATGTAACAgatgaagcgagcatgcaagagatattttcaatatacattgaaagtCGTGGTCAGATATCGTTCATTGAGGTGTATATGGAATTCGAACCGTCTGAAGCTGATTGAAATATTGAACGGGAAGATTACAACAGCGACAGTGAGGAAGCGTTTGAAAGCAATTACGAAGTTGTTGGTCCTGATGGAGACGAAGACGAAGGTGACGGCAATGTGGCACCAAATGTAGCTGACGTGGCAAATGCACTCGCAAACAAACATCCATTTGAGGAGTCGTCTTTCATGCGAGCTTTGGACTTGGAAGCAATGCATGCTCCGGAGTTTCCGGAGTATATGAATGCAGGTACGTAGTTGCCTATAGGTATACACGAAGGAttagaattttataataatttatattgatCAATGTGAACAAATAGTTATGTGATATGTGATAATATACGTAATTGGCATTTGTTAGTGTGTTTGCTTAGTTAAtaatagggtaaagtatactttttgtccctaaagtttggcaaaagttttaaaaatacccctaagttttattttgttttaattttgtcccagaagttttcgatttgcatcaaatatatcctcgactgctaaattttcaaaaaaataagacCAATCTatcaataatgcatgaaaattatgcttgatttgcttgtattgagagttgttcttatgaaattgtttttgaattggtcttaaattttttgaaaaattagccgtttgaagtatatttgatgcaaatcgaaaacttttgggacaaaattgaaacaaaataaaacttaggggtatttttgaaacttttatcaaacttcaaggacaaaaaatatactttacccttaataatattatttgtagTTAGTTATTAATGAAGTTAAATGATAATTAGTGTTTATTCATCAGTAATTATTTATGTGCTCATAATTTTAATTagtgtttattaattattttaagattgATGTAGGtagagattgatttacttttgttGGACTTATTAAATATTTGTGTATTAACTATTTATGATACGGTTGTTGTCGTGGCATAAATTCCTTttgtcgcagatggtgaatttgccgTGGGTATGGAATTCAGTTCTAGGGAAGCTGTTATTAGGGCGATGAAGATTATACTATTCGAAGAGGTGTAGACTACCGGGTGTACGAGTCGGAGCCGCtgacattttatgccaagtgtacGCAGTATGGGTCAGGTTGTGATTGGCTTATTAGGGTTAGCTTGGTGAGCAGgaagtactgttgggttataaggaggtataatggtagtcacacttGCACCAGAGCAACCATTTCTCAGGATCATTCAAAGCTTGATTCGAACACAATTGCAGAAGTAATAAAGCCGTTGGTTGAGGCTGATCCCTCGATAAAGGTGAAATCAGTTATTGTGGAAGTGTAGTCCAAGTTCAATTACACTGTCAGCTATCGaaaagcatggttggctaagcaaaagtcagtggaaaaaatatttggaggttgggaagcatcgtacgaagctttgcctatatggtttgaggccatgtgtcataaggagccatCAACAGTTGTtcattttgagactatgcctgccTATCAAGGCGATGACTTAGTTACGGATATCCGGGTGTTACATCGAGTCttttggagttattacccctgTATTAGAGCATTTAGACATTGTAAACCGGTTGTCCAAGTAGATGGGACTCACTTGTATGGAAAATACAAGGGTCGTCTGTTGGTTGCAGTTTCACAAGATGGAAACAACAATATCGTCCCAATTGCATTTGCTattgtggagggagagacttctgatgcgTGGCATTTTTTTCTGAGTAACCTGCGACAGCATGTAGTGACTCGGAATGGTGTGGGACTAATCTCTGACCGACACGAATCCATCAATACAGCTGTGGCCCGCAGTAACGGAGCTTGGTCATCTCCCAGAGTTTTTCACATGTTTTGCATCAGACATATAGAGTCGAATTTTTTGAGGAAGTTCAAGGCACCGTACCTACAAAAACTTGTCGTCAATATAGGTAACCTTATTGTAATTTAAGGGTCATTATTAATAAGTAGGtactgttaattttttttttttgtaatttgtgCTTTCTTGTTGCGTAGGATATTCGAGGACGGTCCGCGAGTACGAGTTGCATTACCAACGTTTACGAGAGCGGGGCGAGGCTTATACAGCCTGGCTAAACCGAATACCCTGGGAACAGTATGCATTGGCATTCGACGGTGGTTACCGATGGGGTCACATGAATACGAACCTCGTGGAATGCATCAACTCAGTATTGAAGGGTGTGCACAATCTCCCCATCACCGCACTTGTGAAAGCAACTTTCTACAGACTCAACGAGTTGTTCTCTCGAAAAAGAGTCGAGGCGGATGCTCGGATTACTGCCGTCTGCCGGCCATGTTTTTCTGAGATTGTGACCTCCAAGTTGCATGCAAATCAACTTGCATCAGGAAACATCCAGGTGAATTGCTTCGACAGGCAGAATAAGGTCTTTGAAGTGCGTGAAATGCCAAGTGGAGTGGAGTATGTCGTCGACCTCCGTCGACAATGATGTGACTGCGGTGAGTTCTAGGTGGACCGAATTCCTTGTAGGCATGTGTTTGCATGTTGTGAAAATCAACGATTAGATTGGCAGGTTTATGTTTATGAGGTGTATAAGATGGACCAAGTAGCCAGGTTTAGGCTACTGGAGAATCCTACTACATGGCCTGCTTACAACGGGTCTCGGTTCGTACCAAATCCGTACCTAAGACGAGTTACCAAAGGTCATCCAAGGATGACGCGCTTCTTGAACGAGATGGACACACGAATGTTACGTTGTCCTAGGATATGTAGGAAATGTGGGGCTGAGGAACACAACCGTAGTAGATGCCGTCAGGCAAGTGGTGCAAATGCCGACAATGATGCTCAGTAGATTTATGTATTTCGTGTTAAATCCAAGTATGCTATGATATTTTCTACCCTGTATAACTTATCTTTGCCACAAAGTATGCTACTTGAAACATTGTAACTGATATCAAACTACTGTATGCCATGTTCGATAGACAAGTATTACATAATTTGCATTGTAACAATCCATAGAACATTTAAACAATACATGGAAAAGTGTTCGATGAAGTACACTGTAATAATACTAAATACACAAAATCTACTTTCTCCTTGCCCACTTTATTTTGTCCACAAGATCCTTGCATTTTTTGGAGATCCTTTTGAACATGGATGGAGTGTATCGATTAGCGTTACGACGTGGCAGATCAACCCTAAGATTGTAGCATTTTCCTGCTCCAGTTGGAGTACGTACCTCACCTGTGTACAACTTAATTAGTTGAGTGAACAAGTTTCTAATATAATCAAACCAACACAAATGACTTAGCATGTATACAATATGAGCAAATCATCATAAATGCATATAATAATCAATTGTCCCAGCAAGTTCAAAGTATAAGCAATTCAACCATATATAAATACAACATAATCAAACGAAGCAGCAAGTGTGTAAAAAAAGCAAATCAACCACACATGAATTTAATATAATCATATGACCCAGCATGTATATAATATAAGCAAATCAACTGtaaatgaatataatataatGAATTGGCTAAAGATTAAAGCAATAATAAGACCTaaaccatcaccatcactggAATCATCATTATTCGATATGATGTGGTAAACTGTGTTTGCGGTACATATGGGTTTGAGCATTGCGGTTGTTCTTGTGTAGGTGGAAGTGGAGGCGGAGGTGGAGGTAGTGGTGGAGGTGGCAGTAACTGTGGCTCCTGTTCTCCATTGTTATCATCCATGAATTGATTACCCTCCTCATTCTCTTGACCCACACGATCTGACAGATTCAAGTGGTTGCCATATCTTGCACGGTACCAGTACATGTAAATATCCAACGGATGCTGTGGAGGCATGGGAAGCTCAGTAAGAATATAGTTATACCTGTTTGTCCACTGCATCACCCAAAACGAATGAGTCGTGGCCGTTGCCCAGTCAAGATTCTTAGGACCAGTCAAGACCATTCCGTGTGCCTTGTCAAGATTCCGTTCCTGATGAGGAACTC
This window contains:
- the LOC112722050 gene encoding uncharacterized protein; amino-acid sequence: MCHKEPSTVVHFETMPAYQGDDLVTDIRVLHRVFWSYYPCIRAFRHCKPVVQVDGTHLYGKYKGRLLVAVSQDGNNNIVPIAFAIVEGETSDAWHFFLSNLRQHVVTRNGVGLISDRHESINTAVARSNGAWSSPRVFHMFCIRHIESNFLRKFKAPYLQKLVVNIGYSRTVREYELHYQRLRERGEAYTAWLNRIPWEQYALAFDGGYRWGHMNTNLVECINSVLKGVHNLPITALVKATFYRLNELFSRKRVEADARITAVCRPCFSEIVTSKLHANQLASGNIQVNCFDRQNKVFEVREMPSGVEYVVDLRRQ